AGACTTAGGTCGCCGTAGTAAAGTAAGTAAAATTAGTAGTGTGGaaggtttttaattttgattttgattttgtgtgTTGGTTTTTTGATTTGCTGAAATTGGTGATCATCAGATAGTATTAGACCCCCTTGATAatgaaaacaacaacaacaataagaaTGATATCAATGATGTGCTTGGGGATGTTGGAGTTGGTGAATTTGCGGGATCTGATGGTCTTGGAGTCTTTGATGCTTTCTTTGCCAGTTTGTCTATGATCCTAGTTAGCGAGGTAGGTTTCTCAACACATTTACGATTTTCGCATTTTCTTTATTATGCAGAAATTGGTTGCATGGCCTTATTGTTGGTTTTGTTCATGGGATATATCTCAAAGTTACTAGAATTGTCTTAGGTGACATTTTTTCGTAAATGTTTTGTTAATTGAACCAGTTTTTAGTTGATCATGTGCGGAATAGTTTGACACTGTGGACGGACATGTTTGAAATATTGTATTAAAGGTCTACATTGATTGCCAAATTCTTCGTTTCCTTCTTTTGGACATTTCGGAGAGTAGAAAACTGAAAGAAACAACAAGTTGATGTGATTTTGGACAGTGAGTGCCACTTATAGACGTGTGTTGTAAAtcatgagtaaatggaagaagatgtttaTTATAATTCCTTGCTTAATCAATACATATTTGCTTGTGTTATATTTTTTGATCTGATGTTGATGCCCCCATTTCTGCTAGATTGGAGATGAAACGTTTATTATAGCAGCACTAATGGCTATGCGCCACCCAAAGTCGATTGTTCTGTCTGGTGCACTTTCTGCATTGTTCGTGATGACGGTAAGAGAACTTCTGATTTCTGATGGGCGTGAAGCATCGAtgccttttttttcttgatccaattcttgttttttcttttcttctttttttgcggGTGTTGCATGAATGGGCAGTGTTAAACCAATGTCAACATGTGTGTATTCATTTAGATTCTAAGGCAACAATTGCAGCATTGTTAAACAAGAAATTACCTTGGTTTGCTACTTCAAGATGGAAGAGAATTTGTGATAGTTTGACAGAAATTGAATTCGTCCATAGTTACAGAGAAGTAAACTTCTCTGCAGATAAGCTAGCTAAGAAAGGAGGTGGCCCTGCAAGGGGTGAAATTGAAGTTTTCGACGTCAGAcctcatttcttatcaattgtAGAAGTTTCTTACATGAAGTATTATAGATTCTTTTAGTCATTTCTGGTTGTTTCCTTAATTTGCTGTTCAATCTATAAGTTCGTTTCTTGTGGCTCTGGAAATGGAGCTTCAGTTTTGATGTAACTACTGTTTTTCTTAATATATAAAATCTAATTGatcgagcaaaataaaataaaaatgcatgcATGGGTCTGCCAATCATGTAGGTTGTGGCTGGTACCTTCTCCTAGTTGGATTTCCTGTCAATGTTCTGTACTCTGAATGTCAAACTCCTGTATTTGTAGGTGCTTTCTACTGGACTTGGTCGGATAGTGCCAAATTTGATATCAAGGAAGCACACAAATAGTGCAGCTACAGGTATTTACTTTAATTCCATCAACTGCactgtttttcttcttctctataaGATAGAAGTCGTAACACTTGGTTTAATGGTTGTTTAATGCTGTTATATATCCAGTTCTGTATGCATTTTTTGGGTTACGTCTTCTTTACATTGCTTGGAGATCAGAAAAGGCAAATCAGAAGAAGGAAATAGAAGAAGTATGTTTCTGATTCTTAAACTTCTGATTGCATTCTTGTATTTGTGGAAGTTGTACAAATTGTTGAAGTTTGCTTACAAAGTAACTCTGCAACTTTTGTTTAGATGCTTATTGCTTGGGCAAAGTCTGTTAATGCTTGATTTCTGTGTTACAACGATACGCCAAAAAAACAAATTCAGCCGCATCGATACGTATTTACACGGATACGCGTACTAATACTCCAATACTTCAAGATACAACTCAGTTAGAAAACTTTGACTAAATATTAGTATTCAACAGCTGTCAAGATAAATCTCAATACCTTAATATTAGAAAATTTAGATATTTTACGAGAAGTTTTAACTATAGTGACAAAATATTAGTTCCAAATCTGTCTACTGatcttgctctagactttcttcctTCTTACCAGACTTTTTCTCTCCAGTGAGGTTAATCATATGTATTGTATGCATATATCTTGCAAATTCACTCTTATATATCTATGTTAAGCTGATGTTTATATTGTGTGTGCCGTATCCACGTATTTTAGTTTTTTAAGTTGTTTTTATCGAAATAGCGTGTTGGATACAAGATTCCGATACCATGTCCATATCGTTGTAACATAGCTTGATTTATACTTATTCCACACATGTAGTGTCACTTTCACTTTTGATCCTTGTCTGTATGAGTTTGCTTTTATCATTATATAGGTAGAAGAGAAGTTGGAAGGGGGGCAAGGAAAATCAACTTTTCGCCGATTTTTGTCAAGATTTCTAACTCCAATCTTTTTAGAGGTATACACAAATGCTATGATGGTTGTTACTTTTCTCCATGGATTTGTCTGACCTCTCATTCAACATCTGCTTGAGAGTTTGGAAGCTTTTATATGGGTTATCCTTTAGCTCCTGATAGCAAAAGAAGTTCATCAACATTATCTTACCAGTCTAATCGTTTCTgattagagttttctgtgtctatTTTCTTGTGCAGTCTTTTATTTTGACATTTCTAGCTGAATGGGGTGATCGCAGTCAGATTGCCACAATCGCCGTAAGATTTCTCTGCATAAAAACTGAATTATTTTCTTACATGCTTGCTTCATTCAGTTGTGTAATTTGTGTGTATAAAATTTCACTCAATTATGGTTGAAGAAATCTAATTTTCAGTTGTGTATTATTTAGAAAGTGTCATTGACTGGTTTGCAATTTTCGTACCCGCAGCTTGCAACTCATAAAAACGCAGTTGGTGTAGCCGTTGGAGCCTGTATAGGTCACACAATTTGCACATCAATAGCTGTAGTAGGAGGAAGCATGTTGGCCTCAAAGATTTCACAAGGAACAGTTGCAATGGTCGGTGGCCTGCTCTTCCTCGGCTTCTCTTTATCATCTTATTTCTATCCTCCAATGTAATTTGAACTTAATACTCAACTGATTTACTGGAAATGATGCAATCAATTCCcataaattttctttttcttttttacgaAAAATTTATATGTAGCGGTTAGCTTACCATTTGTCTTAGCATATAACTTTCACTTTCTTACTCTTGTATCACAGTGAAGAAATTACTTTTTTCTGCAATACATATTGAGTTTCCTCCTGTAAAACAACAAACAGAAATGAGCAATCACAGCCACCTGTTTACTGAGTCAAAACTAAAAACTCCAACGCCCTCCAAGGCCTGTTTAATTGCTGTTTCAGCCGGACACAGGCGTTCTTGTAGATAGCTTTGCTCCATGGTTGAGTGCCTTTCTTGGTCAGCAACTCAAAATGCACTACTATCTGAGTACAAAGGCCTACTATTGACAGAAAATGCATAAACTCTTCGAAGCTGTTCCTAGTTTGAATAGCCGGCATGTCGGTATCCACTGCCCTAAGGATTTCAACCGTTAGTACTGGTAGAATTTTGAAGTTCCCTCGTTTTCCAATTCTCCTGCAAACATACTCTTCTACTCCCCATTCCCAAACTCAGAAAGAAAAAAGTTTCCACAGTACAGTGGATGTTAATAGACTCCATGGAGAAGCAATAAAGACGGGTTTCATTGGAGATATTCAATACTGCAACCATCTTCTGAATTTATATGGGAGAAAATGTGATGTTCTCGGGGCACAAAAATTGTTCGATGAAATGCCTGACCGGGATGTTAGAACGTGGACTATTCTGATTAAAGGTTTTGCTCTGGTGAAACGTTAtgaagcttgtttggatcttttTAAGCAAATGCAAACTCAAAATATTTTTCCGAACTGTTATACGTTATCTTGTATCATGAACTGTTGTGCAAGCATCACGAATCTGAAAATTGGTAAGGCGATTCATGGATGGATCATTGCAAGTGGGGTTGACTTAGATGTTTCTTCAGAGAATTCTATTGTTGATTTTTATGTTAAATGTGGAGCTTTTGATTCTGCGAGTAGAATGTTTGAATTGATGAATGAGAAGGATACAGTGTCGTGGAATATTATGATTGGTGGGTATTTACAAATCGGAGATACAGAGAAATCGATTGAGTTATTTAGAAGATTGCCTGTGAAAGATGTTGCGAGTTGGAATATCATAATTGTTGGGCAAATGAGAAATGGGTTCAACGGAGTTGCGTTGGAGCTTCTGCATCAGATGAGGGGAAGTGGGTGTCTGTTCAATGAGAGGTCTTTCTCCATTGCCTTACTCTTAGCTGCTTCTCAGTCGATGTTGTACTTAGGAAAACAGATTCATAGTCAATTACTAAGAACTGGATTTTATCATGATAATTTTGTAAGAAATTCACTAATAGACATGTACTGCAAATGCGGCGAAATGAGAAAAGCTTCATTTGTTTTCAGTAAAACTCAACACTGGCTTCAGTGTCAGATAGAGAATACGGTGTCGTGGAGCTCAATAATTTCTGGGTATGTTCAGAAGGGTAATACTGAAGAGGCTTTTAAGCTCTTCCGCGAGATGGTTCGTGAAGGAGTTGAGGTAAATCAGTTCACCCTAACAAGTGTAGTTTCAGCCTGTTCTGATGCAGCATGTTTGGAGGAAGGTACACAATTCCATGCTTTCACTAAGAAACTAGGGCACCAACTTGATGTTTTCTTAGTATCTGCATTGGTTGACATGTACTCTAAATGTGGAAGTGTGGATGATGCAATATCGATGTTCTTCGAGAGTAGCCATACGAGGAATACTGTACTATGGACGTCATTGATCTCTGGCTGTGGTTTGCATGGTAAAGGCAGAAAGGCGATTCGGCTTTTCGAGCTTATGTTGAAGGAAGGGATTAAGCCTAATGAAATTAGTTTTCTGGGACTCTTATCTGGGTGTAGCCATGCAGGGTTATTTGAAGAAGgtaaaaaatactttagaataATGAAAGAAGATTACAGGATAGTTCCTGGAGTGGAACATTTTACTTGTATGGTTGGTCTATTAGCGCGAGAAGGAAATTTAAATGAAGCAAAGGAGTTTATACAAGAAAACAGTATCTCTCATCTAATTCCTGTTTGGAAAGCATTCTTAGCTGCCTGCAATGTTCATAAAAATGCCGATATGGCGGCATGGGCTTCTGAGAAACTGCTTAATTTAGAGCCAAATGATgctgggtcttatgttcttctatCGAACATCTCAACAGAAAATTACAGGTGGGAAGATGCAGCCAAGATTAGAAGTTTGATGCAAAATAAAGGGGTTAAGAAGACCTCTGGTCAATCTTGGATCCAACTGAGGAACTGGTAGACTGAGGGAGTTCCAAAACCGTCTCACTTGAGATGTAAAAGAAGGACAGTCAGTTGTTCATCTTTCTTTCTTGATGAGGAACCTGTGGTTGGATCGGTGATATCATGAGTCCATCACAACGGAGACCTATTCGGGTAATGATACGTTGAAAGTGTACAGAGTGCTGCATACATCTATCAGTCACAAAATAACTGTAAGAGATGCATATCAATTACATCAGTATAAGCATGCTGAGTATTCTTCGGGTGGTAAACCAGAACCTTATTGTTTCTCGTATAAATAGTTGTGGTGGTGTTCAGTTGGTCCATTCATGAACAAAAATATTGCATATCTGGCGACTCTTGCTTCAGAAGATAATTTCTGAATTCCAGAACAGGTAACTCTGATAAGTCCTATATCCTCTTTACATATTGCACATGTAACATGTCACGACTCGGAATTTTGATAGACCCATGGATTCATGGGCTGGATTTGT
This is a stretch of genomic DNA from Papaver somniferum cultivar HN1 chromosome 1, ASM357369v1, whole genome shotgun sequence. It encodes these proteins:
- the LOC113315460 gene encoding putative pentatricopeptide repeat-containing protein At1g68930 — translated: MDSRRRRPGGLNVLCYAFLFLLISVSVFAQDTEVEESNKELPKGSVKDLGRRSKIVLDPLDNENNNNNKNDINDVLGDVGVGEFAGSDGLGVFDAFFASLSMILVSEIGDETFIIAALMAMRHPKSIVLSGALSALFVMTVLSTGLGRIVPNLISRKHTNSAATVLYAFFGLRLLYIAWRSEKANQKKEIEEVEEKLEGGQGKSTFRRFLSRFLTPIFLESFILTFLAEWGDRSQIATIALATHKNAVGVAVGACIGHTICTSIAVVGGSMLASKISQGTVAMVGGLLFLGFSLSSYFYPPMYPHSQTQKEKSFHSTVDVNRLHGEAIKTGFIGDIQYCNHLLNLYGRKCDVLGAQKLFDEMPDRDVRTWTILIKGFALVKRYEACLDLFKQMQTQNIFPNCYTLSCIMNCCASITNLKIGKAIHGWIIASGVDLDVSSENSIVDFYVKCGAFDSASRMFELMNEKDTVSWNIMIGGYLQIGDTEKSIELFRRLPVKDVASWNIIIVGQMRNGFNGVALELLHQMRGSGCLFNERSFSIALLLAASQSMLYLGKQIHSQLLRTGFYHDNFVRNSLIDMYCKCGEMRKASFVFSKTQHWLQCQIENTVSWSSIISGYVQKGNTEEAFKLFREMVREGVEVNQFTLTSVVSACSDAACLEEGTQFHAFTKKLGHQLDVFLVSALVDMYSKCGSVDDAISMFFESSHTRNTVLWTSLISGCGLHGKGRKAIRLFELMLKEGIKPNEISFLGLLSGCSHAGLFEEGKKYFRIMKEDYRIVPGVEHFTCMVGLLAREGNLNEAKEFIQENSISHLIPVWKAFLAACNVHKNADMAAWASEKLLNLEPNDAGSYVLLSNISTENYRWEDAAKIRSLMQNKGVKKTSGQSWIQLRNW